The Corallincola holothuriorum genomic sequence GGTAAATGTTAGGTTATCTGCCTAAAAAAAGTGTGTTGGTAAGCCGTCTTCGGGAGCAGTGGCGCAAAAATCGACAAAAACTTGCGCGAGTCAATGTTTCGCGTATAATGCGCCTCCACTCGCTCTGACTATTTTTAGTTAAAGCGGTGTAGCGCTAGGGGGATTCAACTTGTTGAATCGGCTTAGCGCTAAGACAGCAATCCCGATTGGGGATTGAATGATATGTATAACCCACTCTCCTCCTGGTATTAGGGATGGTAGGGTGCGTGTTTTTTGTTCTTTATAATTTGGAGCTTGGTCCATGCAGAACCAACGAATCCGTATTCGACTAAAGGCGTTTGACCATCGTCTGATTGACCAGTCAACCGCAGAGATCGTAGAAACAGCAAAGCGCACTGGCGCGCAGGTACGTGGACCTATTCCTCTGCCTACACGCAAAGAGCGTTTCACTATTTTGGTCTCTCCGCATGTTAACAAAGACGCGCGTGATCAGTTAGAGATCCGCACACACAAGCGTCTGGTCGATATCGTAGAGCCGACCGACAAGACCGTAGATGCACTTATGCGTCTGGACCTGGCAGCTGGCGTAGACGTTCAAATTAGTCTCGGCTAATTGAAGCTCTCGAAACGATTAAGAGGTTGAAACAATGGCTATCGGATTAGTCGGTCGTAAAGTCGGCATGACACGCATCTTCACTGAAGATGGCTTGTCCATTCCGGTTACCGTTATCGAAGTTGAAGCCAACCGCGTTACTCAGGTTAAGAGCCTGGATAATGACGGCTACCGTGCACTTCAGGTAACCACCGGCACTAAGAAAGCAAACCGCGTCACCAAACCAGAAGCGGGCCATTTCGCTAAAGCAGGCACAGAAGCCGGCCGTGGCACTTGGGAATTCCGTCTGGCAGATGGTGAAGGCGTAGATATTGAAGTTGGTTCAGAACTGAATGTTGATCTGTTCAGCGATGTAACCAAAGTAGACGTAACTGGCACATCCAAAGGTAAGGGCTTCCAAGGCGTTGTAAAACGCTGGAACTTCCGTACTCAGGATATGACCCATGGTAACTCTTTGAGTCACCGCGCACCCGGTTCTATCGGTCAAAACCAGACCCCAGGCCGCGTGTTTAAGGGTAAGAAAATGTCTGGTCACATGGGCGACGAACGCACAACTGTGCAGTCTCTCGAAGTGGTACGTGTTGACGCTGAGCGTAAACTGTTGCTGATTAAAGGCGCAGTCCCTGGAGCTACCGGCGGCGACGTTATCGTTAAACCAGCCGTTAAAGCCTAACGTCTTAGGAGATTGGTGATGGAATTGGTATTGAAAGATGCGCAAAGCGCTCTTGAAGTAAATCCGACTATCTTCGGGCGTGAGTTCAACGAAGCGTTGGTACACCAGGTAGTGGTAGCTTACGCAGCCGGTGCGCGTCAGGGCTCTCGTGCTCAGAAGACTCGCAGCGAAGTAGCTGGCGGCGGTAAGAAACCTTGGAAACAGAAAGGCACGGGCCGCGCACGCGCGGGTACAATCCGTAGTCCTCTGTGGCGCTCTGGTGGCGTGACCTTCGCGGCAAAGCCGCAGGACCACAGCCAAAAGGTAAACAAGAAGATGTACCGCGGTGCAGTTCAGAGCATTTTGTCTGAGCTAGTTCGTCAGGAACGTCTGATTGTGGTTGAGAGTTTCGCAGTTGAAGCTCCTAAAACCAAAGAGCTTTCAGCAAAACTGAAAGAACTGGATCTGAACGACGTGCTGATCGTGACGGAAGAAGTTGATGAAAACTTGTTCTTGGCCGCTCGCAACCTGTACAAAGTTGACGTTCGTGATACCACTGGTATCGATCCGGTAAGCCTGATCGCTTTCGATAAAGTGCTAATGACTGCTGCTGCAGTTAAGCAACTCGAGGAGAAACTGGCATGATCCGCGAAGAACGTCTGCTGAAAGTTATTCTGGCGCCTCACGTTTCTGAAAAAGCGACTATCTCAGCTGAAATGGAAAACACTATTGTGTTTCGTGTTTCAACTGATGCGCAGAAAGCAGAAATCAAGGCAGCTGTTGAGAAGCTGTTCGAAGTTGAAGTCGACGGCGTTCGTACTGTGAACGTCAAGGGCAAAACCAAACGCCACGGTGCTCGTATCGGCAAGCGTAACGATTGGAAAAAAGCCTACGTTACGCTGAAAGAAGGTAGCGAGATCGACTTTGTTGGCGGCGGTGAATAAGTAAGAGGAGTACACCAATGGCTATTGTTAAGTGCAAGCCTACCTCTGCCGGTCGTCGCCACGTTGTTAAAGTGGTAAACGGTGACCTGTATAAAGGTAAGCCTTACGCTCCGCTGCTGGATAAGAAAAGTAAGTCTGGCGGTCGTAACAACGCCGGTCGTATCACTACCCGTCACATCGGTGGTGGACACAAGCAGCACTATCGTTTGATCGACTTCAAACGCACTAAAGATGGCATTCCTGCCACTGTTGAGCGTTTGGAATACGATCCGAACCGTAG encodes the following:
- the rplW gene encoding 50S ribosomal protein L23 → MIREERLLKVILAPHVSEKATISAEMENTIVFRVSTDAQKAEIKAAVEKLFEVEVDGVRTVNVKGKTKRHGARIGKRNDWKKAYVTLKEGSEIDFVGGGE
- the rplD gene encoding 50S ribosomal protein L4; its protein translation is MELVLKDAQSALEVNPTIFGREFNEALVHQVVVAYAAGARQGSRAQKTRSEVAGGGKKPWKQKGTGRARAGTIRSPLWRSGGVTFAAKPQDHSQKVNKKMYRGAVQSILSELVRQERLIVVESFAVEAPKTKELSAKLKELDLNDVLIVTEEVDENLFLAARNLYKVDVRDTTGIDPVSLIAFDKVLMTAAAVKQLEEKLA
- the rpsJ gene encoding 30S ribosomal protein S10, encoding MQNQRIRIRLKAFDHRLIDQSTAEIVETAKRTGAQVRGPIPLPTRKERFTILVSPHVNKDARDQLEIRTHKRLVDIVEPTDKTVDALMRLDLAAGVDVQISLG
- the rplC gene encoding 50S ribosomal protein L3 — encoded protein: MAIGLVGRKVGMTRIFTEDGLSIPVTVIEVEANRVTQVKSLDNDGYRALQVTTGTKKANRVTKPEAGHFAKAGTEAGRGTWEFRLADGEGVDIEVGSELNVDLFSDVTKVDVTGTSKGKGFQGVVKRWNFRTQDMTHGNSLSHRAPGSIGQNQTPGRVFKGKKMSGHMGDERTTVQSLEVVRVDAERKLLLIKGAVPGATGGDVIVKPAVKA